One window from the genome of Salisaeta longa DSM 21114 encodes:
- a CDS encoding ParA family protein: MLQSIAVINNKGGVAKTTTTLNLAAGFVQRGQRVLVVDMDSQASASLAMGLDRSALAPGTAAALFGEVAPAGALQSTAFTGVDVLPGGMALADANVRLQQQSDGTRRLREVLRTVSDRYDRVLIDCAPSTSILTINALVAAESFIIPTTPQYLSLEGIINLRAVVRRVRSELNAAAPVLGIAFTRVPRSPSQGVRASIEKVRDHFGGKVFSTVIREDATIRDAMAAHAPVAAFASESDGAVDYTALTAEVADRLQRYGAVYANVIKHTARATTAA; encoded by the coding sequence ATGCTCCAGTCCATCGCAGTCATTAACAACAAAGGCGGCGTAGCAAAAACGACGACAACGTTGAACCTTGCCGCCGGCTTTGTGCAGCGCGGGCAACGCGTTCTGGTGGTCGACATGGACAGTCAGGCGTCGGCGTCGCTGGCGATGGGCCTTGACCGCAGCGCGCTTGCGCCCGGTACGGCGGCGGCGTTGTTCGGGGAGGTAGCTCCGGCGGGCGCCCTTCAATCCACCGCTTTCACAGGTGTTGATGTGCTCCCCGGAGGCATGGCGCTGGCCGATGCGAACGTCCGGTTGCAGCAGCAGTCCGATGGCACGCGGCGGCTGCGTGAGGTCTTGCGCACCGTGTCCGACCGCTACGATCGCGTGCTGATCGACTGCGCGCCGTCGACGTCGATCCTAACCATCAACGCCCTCGTCGCGGCCGAGTCGTTCATCATCCCTACCACGCCGCAGTACCTCTCGCTGGAGGGCATCATCAATCTGCGCGCGGTGGTAAGGCGCGTGCGCAGCGAACTGAACGCCGCGGCGCCGGTGCTGGGCATCGCCTTCACGCGCGTGCCGCGCAGTCCGTCGCAGGGCGTGCGCGCATCCATCGAGAAGGTGCGCGACCACTTTGGCGGTAAGGTCTTTTCTACCGTGATCCGAGAAGATGCCACCATCCGCGATGCGATGGCGGCCCATGCGCCGGTGGCCGCGTTTGCATCGGAAAGCGACGGCGCAGTCGACTACACGGCGCTCACGGCCGAGGTGGCCGACCGCCTGCAGCGCTACGGCGCGGTGTATGCGAACGTCATCAAGCACACGGCACGCGCCACGACCGCTGCGTAG
- a CDS encoding ParA family protein, whose translation MTIIPIINNKGGVGKTTTTVNIAAGLGRQGQRVLLVDLDSQASASLALGVSRDNLRPSVAEVLFDETSTGEAIRSTSERNVDLITGALRLADADTRLSRVQNRQARLLNVLESVTDRYDYVLVDCPPSTSLLTINALVAADAFLIPASPSYLSLEGVVSLGKVVSTVRRELGEAAPVLGVLLTMVREGDAQAQENIEAVREHYGGKVFNTEIHHDPPLEEAPEAGQSIFRFAPDTRGAREYSALVDEVIDRVDRYSEVYESVNERKRKRASA comes from the coding sequence ATGACCATCATACCCATCATCAACAACAAAGGCGGCGTCGGCAAGACGACGACGACGGTGAACATAGCCGCAGGCCTCGGCCGCCAAGGGCAGCGTGTGCTGCTTGTGGATCTGGACAGCCAGGCCTCTGCTTCGCTTGCGCTGGGCGTATCCCGCGACAACCTGAGGCCGTCTGTTGCGGAGGTGTTGTTTGACGAGACGTCCACCGGCGAGGCCATACGCTCCACGAGCGAGCGGAACGTAGACCTGATTACCGGCGCGCTCCGCCTCGCCGATGCCGACACCCGGCTGTCGCGCGTTCAGAACCGGCAGGCGCGCTTGCTCAACGTGCTCGAGTCGGTCACCGACCGCTACGATTACGTGCTGGTCGATTGCCCGCCGTCCACTTCGCTGCTCACCATCAATGCCCTGGTGGCCGCCGATGCGTTCCTCATTCCCGCCTCGCCGTCGTACCTCTCGCTGGAAGGCGTGGTGAGCCTCGGCAAGGTAGTGAGCACCGTGCGCCGCGAGCTAGGCGAGGCTGCGCCGGTGCTGGGGGTGCTGCTCACGATGGTGCGCGAGGGCGATGCGCAGGCCCAGGAAAACATCGAAGCCGTGCGCGAGCACTACGGCGGAAAAGTCTTTAACACCGAGATTCATCACGATCCCCCATTGGAAGAGGCCCCCGAGGCGGGCCAGTCGATCTTCAGGTTTGCGCCCGACACCCGCGGCGCGCGCGAATACAGCGCCCTAGTTGATGAGGTAATCGACCGCGTAGATCGCTACAGCGAGGTGTACGAAAGTGTGAACGAGCGCAAACGAAAGCGCGCCTCCGCGTAA
- a CDS encoding SDR family oxidoreductase — MPTVAITGAAGAIGSATARAFDDAGWSLVLIDYGASNAASLRDAYPTADVHDVDLTDRSATEAAFEAAGAIDAVLAIAGGFAMQAALDATADAYAHMLDLNFQTLFHTAQAAGPHLTGRSDAPLFMGVSAPAALNGQAQSALYAASKGAVAAYLKSLDKEWDDVRVSTLYPMGVVDTPANREAMPDGDPASWIATEELAASMVHLATRSPRGHLAELKVHAA; from the coding sequence ATGCCTACTGTAGCCATCACGGGCGCCGCGGGCGCCATCGGCTCGGCCACGGCCCGCGCGTTCGATGACGCCGGCTGGTCGCTTGTCCTCATCGACTACGGCGCGTCAAACGCCGCTTCGCTGCGCGACGCCTATCCGACGGCCGATGTGCACGACGTGGATCTCACCGACCGCTCGGCTACCGAAGCGGCCTTCGAGGCGGCGGGCGCCATCGATGCGGTGCTCGCGATTGCGGGCGGCTTTGCTATGCAGGCAGCGCTCGACGCCACGGCCGATGCGTATGCGCACATGCTGGATCTCAACTTTCAGACCCTCTTCCACACGGCCCAAGCAGCGGGGCCGCACCTTACCGGCCGCTCCGATGCGCCGCTGTTTATGGGCGTCTCGGCCCCAGCCGCGCTCAACGGACAGGCGCAGTCGGCCCTCTACGCGGCGTCCAAGGGCGCCGTGGCGGCGTATCTAAAGTCGCTTGATAAGGAGTGGGACGACGTGCGCGTGAGCACCCTCTACCCGATGGGCGTGGTGGATACGCCGGCCAACCGCGAGGCTATGCCCGATGGCGATCCGGCGTCGTGGATTGCGACCGAGGAGTTGGCGGCGAGCATGGTGCACCTGGCTACGCGGTCGCCACGCGGACACTTGGCGGAGTTGAAGGTTCACGCGGCATAG
- a CDS encoding NUDIX hydrolase — protein MDSFDGFVTGLREQLDGPLPGTSAQLTMAPSYRMTPEQARVEGKSCREAGVLALLFPDGSRVHVVLTVRRDELPDHPGQIAFPGGQREAGESLRATALREAHEEVGLQRDRVQVLGALTPLYIPPSNFCVHPFVGVTAAPPALCPTDAEVAHILRVPLDHLLRPEARRREPWTLHGSTVDVPFFAVDDHTVWGATAMMLAELLAVVRPLYPSLTIPS, from the coding sequence ATGGATTCATTTGATGGCTTTGTAACGGGTTTGCGCGAGCAGCTCGACGGCCCCTTGCCCGGTACGTCGGCCCAACTGACGATGGCGCCGTCCTACCGCATGACGCCCGAGCAAGCGCGCGTGGAGGGCAAGTCGTGCCGCGAAGCCGGCGTGCTGGCGCTCCTGTTCCCCGACGGCTCGCGCGTGCACGTGGTACTTACGGTGCGCCGCGACGAGCTGCCCGATCATCCCGGACAGATTGCGTTTCCGGGCGGGCAGCGCGAGGCGGGTGAGTCGCTGCGCGCTACGGCCCTCCGCGAGGCCCACGAGGAAGTTGGGTTGCAACGCGACCGTGTGCAGGTGCTGGGCGCGCTCACGCCGCTCTACATCCCGCCGTCCAACTTCTGCGTTCATCCATTTGTTGGCGTTACCGCCGCGCCGCCCGCGCTCTGCCCAACCGATGCCGAGGTGGCGCACATCCTGCGGGTGCCGCTCGATCATTTGCTGCGCCCCGAGGCGCGCCGCCGCGAACCCTGGACGCTGCACGGCTCCACTGTGGATGTCCCGTTCTTTGCTGTCGACGATCACACCGTTTGGGGCGCCACCGCCATGATGCTGGCGGAACTGCTCGCCGTGGTGCGCCCGCTCTATCCTTCCCTCACCATCCCCTCTTAG
- a CDS encoding phytoene desaturase: MSWMQRLVHRDDASLNTASAPVPVTDESPHAVVIGAGLGGLAAAIRLGARGYRVTLLDRLDQPGGRARVFKQDGFTFDAGPTVVTAPFLFDELWRLAGRTRSDDVTLVPVDPFYNIRFNDGTYFHYTGDAATMEREIRKFNPADVEGYRRFLKKSEEIFEIGFEELGHVPFGSLSDMLKIIPAMMKLESHRTVYSLVAKYIKHPKVRKVLSFHPLLVGGNPFTTTSIYTLIAFLERKWGVWYAMGGTGSLVQGMADLIDDLGGTQRYNAEVEQILVEGTRAAGVRLTDGTVIDADLVVSNADVGYTYRHMIRPEARPSWSDERVENMNYSMSLFVWYFGTDRTYEDVEHHTILLGDRYQRLLEDIFDRKELADDFSLYLHRPTKTDPSMAPAGHDAFYVLSPVPHLDSGVDWRLQAEPYRQAVARYLEDTILPGLSDHLVTSRMLTPREFRHEYLSLKGAAFSVEPILRQSAYFRPHNASEDIDQLYFVGAGTHPGAGMPGVLSSARVLDTVVPDPEALRRRVPVAA, translated from the coding sequence ATGTCCTGGATGCAACGACTCGTCCACCGCGACGACGCTTCGCTCAACACCGCCTCCGCGCCCGTTCCGGTCACCGACGAGAGCCCGCACGCCGTGGTCATTGGTGCGGGACTGGGCGGGCTGGCGGCGGCCATTCGCCTCGGGGCGCGCGGCTACCGTGTAACCTTGCTCGACCGCCTCGATCAGCCCGGCGGCCGCGCACGGGTTTTTAAACAAGATGGCTTTACGTTCGATGCCGGGCCCACGGTGGTCACCGCGCCGTTCTTGTTCGACGAGCTCTGGCGCCTTGCCGGCCGCACCCGCAGCGACGACGTGACGCTCGTGCCGGTCGATCCGTTCTACAACATTCGCTTCAACGACGGCACCTACTTCCACTACACCGGCGACGCGGCCACCATGGAGCGCGAAATCCGGAAGTTCAACCCGGCCGACGTGGAGGGCTACCGGCGCTTCCTGAAAAAGAGCGAGGAGATCTTCGAGATCGGCTTCGAGGAGCTGGGGCACGTACCGTTTGGCTCGCTGAGCGACATGCTCAAAATCATTCCGGCCATGATGAAGCTGGAGAGCCACCGCACGGTCTACAGCCTCGTCGCCAAGTACATTAAGCACCCCAAGGTGCGCAAGGTGCTGTCGTTTCATCCGTTACTGGTGGGCGGCAATCCGTTTACCACCACCTCCATCTACACGCTCATTGCGTTCTTGGAGCGGAAGTGGGGCGTGTGGTACGCCATGGGCGGCACCGGATCGCTCGTGCAGGGCATGGCCGATCTCATCGACGATCTGGGCGGTACGCAGCGCTACAACGCCGAGGTCGAGCAGATATTGGTGGAAGGCACGCGGGCGGCGGGCGTGCGCCTTACCGACGGCACCGTCATCGACGCCGACCTCGTGGTGTCCAACGCCGATGTGGGCTACACCTACCGGCACATGATTCGTCCCGAGGCGCGGCCTTCGTGGTCTGACGAGCGTGTCGAGAACATGAACTACTCGATGAGCTTGTTCGTGTGGTACTTTGGCACCGACCGCACCTACGAGGACGTGGAGCACCACACCATCTTGCTGGGCGATCGTTACCAGCGCTTGCTGGAAGACATCTTTGACCGGAAAGAGCTGGCCGACGACTTTAGCCTCTACCTGCACCGCCCCACCAAAACCGACCCGTCGATGGCGCCCGCGGGGCACGACGCGTTCTATGTGCTCTCGCCGGTGCCGCACCTCGACAGCGGCGTCGACTGGCGGCTGCAGGCCGAGCCGTACCGCCAAGCCGTGGCCCGCTATCTCGAAGACACCATCCTGCCCGGCCTGAGCGACCACCTGGTAACCTCCCGCATGCTCACCCCGCGCGAGTTCCGGCACGAGTACCTTTCGCTGAAGGGCGCGGCATTCAGCGTAGAACCCATCCTGCGGCAAAGCGCCTACTTCCGCCCCCACAACGCGAGCGAAGACATCGACCAGCTCTACTTTGTGGGGGCCGGCACGCACCCCGGCGCTGGCATGCCCGGCGTGCTCTCCTCGGCCCGCGTGCTCGATACCGTCGTGCCCGATCCGGAAGCGCTGCGTCGCCGCGTGCCCGTAGCGGCCTAA